TATTAGGCGACAAGGGGCGGTGCGTGATAGCACCGTTATACACAAAAGTCCACGTGTTATACCCACCGCCGCTCCAAAAGTCCACGCGTTATATCACCATGAAATCAGATTTCGTTATTTTCTTCACGGCCCATGATGGTTTTTTTGTGagggtaattgttggttggggagAAATTATTGGGTgcggtggtgagtgatgaccattgctaccaaaaaaaggttgtgagtgatggaaaaatggttgatgacatggcggaacttgattgggtgcttgtgagtgatagaaccACCCCCTCCCCCCCTTAGGTTTGATATTTAGAGAGAACTACCAAAATTATTTGATCTAAAAGTGAACACACACCTCTTGAAACAACCATTACATTCTAATTTCTCCaacaaaaaaatttaaataatatACTGAAGGTAATCATGTACCAGAAAATTTTGGGGGACTAAACACTCATGGATCATGCCAACGGCTCCGAACAAATAAAGACCGAAACTAATTTTGCATTAGGGATGAGCATGGTATCAAATCGGTATcgaaagtaccggtaccgaaaaatgAGGAAAACGGGTATCGGTACCGGAAAATGAAAATAATGGGTACTTGTACCGAATATAACCGGTACCCAGTACCAAATGCTTATCCCTATTTTCTACCAAGAATTTAGGAGTCTTTTTAAAGATATTAATCGCTTCTAGTCCTAATCAACTCTTATTAACCAGCTATACATAGACCTTCCAAGAATTGAACTTTTCACCTTAAGATGTTCTTTGAGGACACGTGATCATTAATTAAGAGTTAAGTTCCcgtgaaaataaaataaacgtacgGATTgaaagaaaagtaaaaaaagtggcggtgtcattttggtaattatcagcaacttcaaaattactctagtagagtaattttgagcttctgtagagtaattttgtaaatgttcatgtagagtaattttggtcgtgtagggtaattatcaaaattgtagggtaattatcaaaattacactaacccccccccaaaaaaaaaaaaaaaaaaaaaaaaaaaacctaaaccactccccaaaaacctaaacccccccccccctaaaaaaaaaaaatctaaaccattgtaaatgttcatgtagagtaattttggtcgtgtagggtaattatcaaaattgtagagtaattatcaaaattacactaaccccccccccaaaaaaaaaaaaaaaaaaaaaaaaaaaaaaaaaaaaaaacctaaaccaccccccaccccccagaAGCCTAaaccaccccccacccccaaaaacctaaaccatcccccccccccaataaaaaaaaaacctaaaccacacCCCCCccaactaaaagctaaaaactaaaccataaagctaaaccacataactaaatgctaacaaaattactctgcaagacattttccaaaattactctacagaactcaaaattactctactagagtaatttgatagttaccctacatttcccaaaattactctacagatgctcaaaattactctacaagacactTTTTGTTTTTTCCCCAGTAATTTTGAAGTTcctgataattaccaaaatgacaccgcCACTTTTTTGTTTTTTACCTTAATGCGTACATTTTGTGCGTTgatattatttttatttgatcctttacccattaattaattaattaatatctCTCTCTCCATCACATGAATGACTCCCAAAAAGTGAATGGAATTTAGTGTGTTCACATTGTAGGTTGCACTTTGCACCCTTTCTCAATCCTAAATTTCAAGACCCACCTGTAAGTCTCATCTCAAATTCGAAACACGTCCCGAACATTGCCAGTTACCTCACTCATCCATCTCGCATGTCTCTTTCTCTTTAAACTCCGTAACTTCACCCATTTTACGTGCTTAACCTGCAAACATATAAATTCTCGCAATAAAACATTTCTAAACATATATCATATAAAACCACACAAAATATGTAAGATACGCACTTAAACTACTCAAGAGCCGCGCTTGAGCTTGAGCTcaagctctcataagttaaacgAGCAGAACTCAGCTCGGTTCTTTTACACCCTATAAAGATCTGTGTAACTTGCAAGTCAAGAAAACATTATATGAGTATACCTTTCGCGGTTTTTATTAGCCGAGGAGTGCTTAGATGAAACAAACAAACAGCAGACACTACAAGAAATTAGGGTGTTTACCCACACATGTAAATGTGTGGGTATTTACCTACACATGTTTGTATATGTGTGGGTAATGGttgataatatattttcataataaTTAACACTTAATATGTGTTGGTAATGGATTTTAGCCACAGTTGGTGTTGGTGGGAAAATTTCCCCCCAAAATTGGCAATCgattaaatattaaattacctACACATGTGGCAAATTTTCGTCATGTGTAGGTAAATTATCTACACATATGTAAAAAACTAATATATGTGTAGGTAAATGATTATGGTTACCaacacataattttttttaaaaaaaaatatgtagatAAACTAAGgtaatatgtatttttttaaatgaTGTGGCAAATTAAAtgcctacacatgtataaatgtACAATATGTATAGATATTAGATATATATAAAATAAGTAAATATACAtttttttgatgatgtggcaaaACAAATATCTACACATATTTAGAAATGTATAATATGTGTAGATATTGAATGCATATAAAATacatatttaaatcttttttatAAGGTGATGTGGAAAAACAAATACATACACGTATTTAGAAATGTACAATATATATAGATATTGGATACATATAAAATAACTTATGAGGGCTCCAAGCTCTATCTAAAGCTCaagcactacaaaaaaaaaagccATTTAGTGGCACACATTTTTAATGGCATTTAGTTTTTCTGCCACTAAATTTAGGTTTTTAGTGGCACTTTGTGTATGTTATAGTTGCTTAGCACACATTTAGTGGCATTTAGTTTTTGTGCCACTAATTTAGGTTTTTAATGGCACTTTGTGTATGCCATAGTTGCTTAACACACATTTTTAGTGGCATTTAGTTTTTATGCTACCAATTTTGTTTTTTAGGGCGTTTTACATGTGTCATATTAGCTTAagggtgtaaacgagccaagctacATGCAAACTATTTGAGATCAGTTAAAAAAACTCGTAATGAGCCCGtgcctaaaaataagcttgtttgtAAATGAGCCCGAGCTAGAGCCTGAACGAGCttattatatatatgttttttaattaatatatattatatatagtatagattattaatataaattaactaataaataataaacgagaTAAGCCCAAGCCGTTCTTATGCTTGAAAGCTACTTAATATATAGTTGAGCTCGAGCTTTAAAAATAAAACTCGAAACGAGCTAAGCTATAGCTTTCATAAATTAAATGAGTGGAGCTCAAACCTAATTGAGCTCTGACTGAGCTCCTCTTGTTTGCACCCCTATATTAGATTTACCCACTCTTTTAATGACGTATAACTTATATGCCACAAAATTAGAATTTAATAACTTCAAATTTTCAACTTCTCGTAAAAGTAAAATTTTTAAGAAAAACATTAATTTCCCTCCTACTTTTGGTTTCCCTCCTATCCTAAATTTCAAGCCGACTCGTTTTCCCTCTTCTCATAAAAGTCTAATTAACTTTCATTACTTTTCCCATTCACTCGTCTTTCATTGTTCCTCGTTTTTTCTCTGGAACCCTAGCTTCCAGGTAATCTCATTAGCGGTTCAATTCGATTTACTGATCAATGTAACGCCCGTCTTATATATCAagattttattaaatatatacaCATTTTAATGCTAAAATGTGACTTTATAAAAACTTTTCATACCAACATTCCAACATGTTTACAACATTTCAAAACAATACAACTTAATGTAattgaattcgtcgtttaaaagataCGACGAAACGTCGCGCGGAAGCTTGTATGTTATCGTATTCGGTTCCttatcgagcttgatcttcatccgggcactcttggcaatcacctatgatcaaaaccaacttaaaagttagttttgatagttaaataataaatataaacaagTTACATGGGtcaaacaacaacaaaacaaatttatttccggaacagggggcgtcgcgtgacgccaaggggcgtcgcgtgacgctagGCCCCCTTTTTCACAGACTGATGCTTAATCGGTTGCTGTACATACCCAGCtcaacccgatttcacggaaacggctataacttcttcgttattgatccgttttactcaattctttttcctacacgtccgtaatttaattctccatcttatggagttaaaatccgacatccggattaacaaatctcagacttttaagtcttcagCATACTACCCTTTTCACCAATTATTGACCCGTTCATGATTTTACCACAccaacatgtttatttgattcctatatcacatacacttcttcaaattattGTTATCTACCAATTTAGGTTCTAATcacaggtttattacacaatttaaacccgttttcgttcgtatgcttattttgacccgttaagggtatttaagcactttaaagcttgaaatcgctttcattcttttctagcatcttattcctacatttcttatcaagtaatcttccacTACAACTATATGTGTGTTGAATTTAATGGGGATATCAATATGCTCCGAGTTTTACCTCTCGGAttattattttacggcaaagacccAATTAGGGCCATTTGACTAATTtattacatctttcaacttctatacttattctaagtattcaTCTAATCATTACACaaacctggctcggatcaatgtATTGACCCGTTACGATACCTTGCCTTAGTGAcgctaagtaatagcgatgtCAACATTCAATCGATATTTATTCCTGTAATCATGCAACTCGACAAAACATTAgccgatattgtcaaagggtgatattttcaccttttgacccgtttggtctataTGACCGTTTACTTTTACGAGATGGATTTATTATCATCTCGTCTACATGACTTGTACCGGTTTACACCGTACGGTCAATTTACTTATAAATCTATTTCTtgattattttgacccatttatatCTTACGCCATAAAGTGTCCTTCAAAACTAACGGTTATCGTCAACGAGTGACCACATTgccgttttacccttattaaaTGTATTGATTTGCCTTATAAGGTAAATCATTCAAAACTCTCGTTATTTATTAGTCATTAAATGACTAAATGTCCTTATTAGCTCTTTTTAATAATTCAACATGGTTTATCATTATTGTCTTTTGTTCCAAACCTCGCACGTCGGGTCGAAACATCATAAGTCAAATGTGACTTTTGATTATTCAAAATCTATAAAACcattagatattaaataaaaGGTGTAAGTTTTAACTTACCTCGCATCCCGAATACGCCTTCCTTTtcacttgattcgtttgacccgctcactcatcaagcttccacctagctcgttaagcgtcaaactatcatcataattcataagatagttagattagtcattataaATTATGACTACTCCATCTAACGGGTCTTATGTCGACTTTATCACTCGATTAAATCATTGGTTATTTTGACTTCCTAAAAGTCAATTGATCTATCGACATACTCAAATGCACACTTCACGTGGAATTTAAACATTTTAGCTtcgtttaggcattttaacaaacacctagggggcataattttacatatttactaactagtttataactagttatttttaccaagatttacatcacaaatcaaacctctatgtctagtgttcatgaactacacaTCATATTTTCAGAAATCAGTTTCTATGCATCAATTTACACTAGATTAGCATTCTacatcctagtgttcatcattttctcacAAAACCCATGAATCACCTTCAATGTGTTCATGTAATTTTCAGAATTTAGCCATGATTTTATATATcgttgtctagggtttactcctagacactatatcattcTATTTCTATCCATAAAACAAACATGCATCAACCGATTTCTAATTTtctaaattcatgagaatttcaagtggAGAATTCttgtcaaattttacataccttatgatctccttgtgatggggatcactaatctatgttcgATTTTCGCTTGGGACTTGATTTTAAACTTCAATTTTTGATTGTGGAGTTCTTGGGTGTGAAGAACCCTGGTCGCCACTCCCTGCCTGGTTCGATCTTTACCCACGcccaaaatgtttttttttttggttttaattttcttatttcattaatattaattttaatttaaacACTTTCAGCCCCTCAACTATCAATTGGTTCTAATTTGAGTATTTTGTTCTTTCACTTAATTACAAGACTTGtactaggttatttatttcctagttactttatcttgttcacaacccgttttattttaagtcccgttaaatctcgggccttttatatactttgctttatcaaagtatttatcctcctttttaattaatatcaagtttatttatttaactccTAATATTCgccgggttaattttaccactaacggtattttacccgtctctTAGTATTAACAGGGTTTGATtgccaaacccgttttcgggctGTTACAATCAATCGATTATTAATCCTATTAGGCATTAGCGAATTCAAATTGATGGAAACCCTAACTTGCAGGTCTAACCTCTGTCTCTTCTTGGTTTTTGCAGGTCGTTTTAGCGGATCTCGGTAGGTTGACTCCTCTTTTGTGAGTCATCTTCTTTGTTGTCAGGTTTATTGCCCACACTTACatacatcataaatttggttcgCGATATTGTGGTTACTATAGAATTGAGTATAGAATTTAATTTTGTTCATGTATCAAGCATAGACCACTAGTTGGAAATATACATCAGAACCGGATGGTATTCTTTATAGTTTTTTTCGGTTATTGTTAATTTGTTATGTGGTTTTGCTTGTGGCACTTCCTTGAATTATTGGCTTCATATTAGACTATTAAACTGGAGGTTTACATTCATTGTCCTGGCCAAGTACCCTTTGATCATCAGAGGTCACACAAGCGAAGTTTCTTCACTTTTTTATTAGTTATTATACATTCTCATACAACATTTTTCTGTTTTATGACcatgttttcttttattataaaaTGTTCATGAATGGGTATGGTGGTGACTTGAGCAAAGCTTGTCTTAAAGCTAACATTCTTGCTGGTGAGGCTGTGAGTACCATTAGAACGGTTACACCATTTTTTGTTCTGAAAATAAAGTGCTTGATCTCCATTTCGGGTAGTATAGCCACCTTGTAAAAGCACTATATTTTTGCAGTTCTGGTATGCTGATTCGTTCCCTAAAGCAAATATCTTTGTGTAAATGATCATCAAAATCAGAGCACTTATGGGTTTGTAAGTCATTCTCTTTAACCCTTCTAACTTAAAAGTAAAACACTCACACACATGGTTATAAACAggctatttttaatatatttgttTTAGTTGATTGTATAGAACTTGATCTTTGTTTATTGTGAATAATTGAATTTGATGAATTAGATACGATAAAATCATATTATTAAAATAGTCAGATAATTTCTTTTAACTGAAACATTTTAGGTCAAAGTGGGtgggttgggtaacgggtcaaaatggctTCGGGTTAAATTGGTGGTTTTAATTTGCTGGTGAAACGGTTCAGGTGGGGTTGGGCCAACCGTCGACTTATCAACCATTTTTGttcattttttatgttttgtaaATAACTAATGCATTACATATGATCTTAATTCACATGGTTGGGTTGGTTAACCAGTCAAAAGTGACCCAGCTTAAAATGGAAAATTTAACATGCGGGTCAACCGACCAACACACTTTTGCAAATCTTATAGACTTTTTTAAGTAATTGATGTGTTGAAAAGGATTAAAGTATATAATTCGGGACACTGTAAGCATTTTGATACACGTAGAGACTTCTGACCTGTTAAACCTGTTTGACCCGATATCGCTTATCAGTAAATAATTGACTCTTTTTCATATAATTCAGTTGAACTTTCCACCTCTAATCTTAAGTTTTTTTTTCTCTCTTTCTGAGTGCAGGATAATACCTGAATCTGCACACTCAGTTTATGATAAAGCTTGTCaatatttcaaaatcaaattgcGGCGTGTTCCTGTGAATAAGGAATTTCAAGCAGATGTTAAAGCTATCAAGAAATATATCAACAAAAACACCATAATGGTACGTGGTTGTTGAACTGGTACACTGATTGTCATCTTTTCAGTCTTATTTAATGTGCCTAAATCATAACAACTCAACATTTTAATCGCAAATTGTTGGATCGGCTCCTGGTTTTCCACATGGAATCATTGACCCAATAGAGGTAAGGTGTATGATCTAGCAAAGTTTATAAGTCTCTAACTTGTTAAAGAGTTTGTTTACTGGTGATGATTTGTGGGTTATATACTTATATCTTGCAGGAGCTCGGTGAATTAGCAGTTAGTTACATGATTTGTCTGCATGTAGACCTTTGTCTTGGTGGTTTTGTGTTGCCTTTTGCATGCAAACTCGGGTGTGATTATCATAGCGTTTTGTTCATTACTATTGTTGCTTATATTATATTACCAATATGCACTAATGCCAAAGTATAATAAATTATAtgatttaatttattattttgcAGGTACCCAATTCCACCATTTGATTTTACAGTTCAAGGAGTGACCTCTATATCAGCAGATGTTCATAAGTATGGGTTGGCACCTAAAGGGACTAGTATAGTTTTATATAGAAATCATCATATTCGGAAGGTAACTAGTATCTATTAAGTCACTGTAATTATATGACGTCACTAGGTCTCACGAAGATTAAACCCATTTTATGTTGATAAACAAGAAGAGACGGATTTGATTGTGTCCTATGGAATTAAACCATTAACCTGATAGCCCCCTTCGGTTTACCCCCACACATCACCAGCCGACTTTGCATTCTCACTGAGCGCGAATATGGCCGTGCGCTATAAATCCTTTTCATGACCCTTTAGAAGATAAACCACTAATCTTCACTCGAGGCGGCACCACCCCTAGATCATATAGGCGAAGTTTTACATCATCCACGTTGCTTGGATGCCTCCAAAACTTTGTTAAGAGCATAAGCTCACCCTTGTTCTCTGCAACGACAGACTATCATACCTCACATGGATC
This genomic stretch from Helianthus annuus cultivar XRQ/B chromosome 8, HanXRQr2.0-SUNRISE, whole genome shotgun sequence harbors:
- the LOC110869427 gene encoding sphingosine-1-phosphate lyase-like encodes the protein MIVGSAPGFPHGIIDPIEELGELAVSYMICLHVDLCLGGFVLPFACKLGYPIPPFDFTVQGVTSISADVHKYGLAPKGTSIVLYRNHHIRKVSRRLNPFYVDKQEETDLIVSYGIKPLT